One window of Saimiri boliviensis isolate mSaiBol1 chromosome 4, mSaiBol1.pri, whole genome shotgun sequence genomic DNA carries:
- the KLHDC3 gene encoding kelch domain-containing protein 3: MLRWTVHLEGGPRRVNHAAVAVGHRVYSFGGYCSGEDYETLRQIDVHIFNAVSLRWTKLPPVKPAIRGKAPVVPYMRYGHSTVLIDDTVFLWGGRNDTEGACNVLYAFDVNTHKWFTPRVSGTVPGARDGHSACVLGRIMYIFGGYEQLADCFSNDIHKLDTSTMTWTLICTKGNPARWRDFHSATMLGSHMYVFGGRADRFGPFHSNNEIYCNRIRVFDTRTEAWLDCPPTPVLPEGRRSHSAFGYNGELYIFGGYNARLNRHFHDLWKFNPVSFTWKKIEPKGKGPCPRRRQCCCIVGDKIVLFGGTSPSPEEGLGDEFDLIDHSDLHILDFSPSLKTLCKLAVIQYNLDQSCLPHDIRWELNAMTTNSNISRPIVSSHG, translated from the exons ATGTTACGGTGGACAGTGCACCTGGAGGGCGGGCCCCGCAGGGTGAACCATGCTGCAGTGGCTGTCGGGCATCGGGTATACTCCTTCGGGGGTTACTGCTCTGGTGAAGACTATGAGACATTGCGTCAGATAGATGTGCATATTTTCAATGCAG TGTCCTTGCGTTGGACAAAGCTGCCCCCGGTGAAGCCTGCCATCCGTGGGAAAGCTCCTGTGGTTCCCTACATGCGGTATGGACACTCGACTGTCCTCATCGACGACACCGTCTTCCTCTGGGGCGGGCGGAATGACACCGAAGGGGCCTGCAATGTGCTCTATGCCTTTGACGTCA ATACTCACAAGTGGTTCACACCCCGCGTGTCAGGGACAGTTCCTGGGGCCCGGGATGGACATTCGGCCTGTGTTCTGGGCAGGATCATGTACATTTTTGGGGGCTACGAGCAGCTG GCGGACTGCTTTTCCAATGACATTCATAAGCTAGATACCAGCACCATGACATGGACTCTTATCTGTACAAAG gGCAACCCTGCACGCTGGAGGGACTTCCACTCAGCCACGATGCTGGGAAGTCACATGTATGTCTTTGGGGGCCGTGCCGACCGCTTTGGGCCATTCCATTCCAACAATGAGATTTACTGCAACCGCATTCGCGTCTTTGACACCAGAACTGAGGCTTGGCTGGACTGTCCCCCAACTCCAGTGCTGCCTGAGGGGCGCCGGAGCCACTCGGCCT tTGGCTACAATGGGGAGCTGTACATCTTTGGTGGCTATAATGCAAGGTTGAACCGGCATTTCCATGACCTCTGGAAGTTTAATCCTG TGTCCTTTACCTGGAAAAAGATTGAACCGAAAGGGAAGGGGCCATGTCCCCGCCGGCGCCAGTGTTGCTGTATTGTTGGTGACAAGATTGTCCTCTTTGGGGGTACCAG TCCGTCTCCTGAGGAAGGCCTCGGAGATGAATTTGACCTCATAGATCATTCTGACTTACACATTTTGGACTTTA GCCCTAGTCTGAAGACTCTGTGCAAACTGGCCGTGATTCAGTATAACCTGGACCAGTCCTGTTTGCCCCATGATATCAG GTGGGAGCTGAATGCTATGACCACCAACAGCAATATCAGTCGCCCCATCGTCTCCTCCCATGGGTAG